Proteins encoded by one window of Mauremys mutica isolate MM-2020 ecotype Southern chromosome 25, ASM2049712v1, whole genome shotgun sequence:
- the LOC123356348 gene encoding peptide YY-like yields the protein MVASAKLWPVLVAVTLCVLFCLGALVEAYPPKPENPGDDASPEEMAKYFSALRHYINLVTRQRYGKRSSPEALMSELLFGDSSDHTGRSRYEDSYLW from the exons ATGGTCGCCTCTGCGAAGCTCTGGCCCGTGCTGGTTGCCGTGACCCTCTGTGTGCTGTTCTGCTTGGGGGCGCTGGTGGAAGCCTACCCCCCGAAACCAGAGAACCCCGGAGACGACGCCTCCCCGGAGGAAATGGCCAAATACTTCTCTGCCCTGCGGCATTACATCAACCTAGTGACGAGGCAGCG GTACGGGAAGAGATCCAGCCCAGAGGCCTTGATGTCCGAGCTGCTCTTCGGGGACAGCAGCGACCACACCGGCAGATCGCG GTACGAGGACTCCTACCTATGGTGa